aacttcttatttaggtcttcccttgatTCTTTCGTAAAAACGATATCATcgacaaaaagcatgcaccatggaaTAGGTTCTTGGAtatgctctgtgagtacttccaagactaatgtgaaaaagTATAGACTTAAGGATAATgcctggtgtaatcctatactaATAGAAAATTCTTCTGTCACACCatcttgagtcttcacactagttgtaaccccatcatacatgtctttaattgcacgAATATATGAGATCCTTACTCCCTTCCTTTccaaaaccttccataagacctcccttggcaCCCTATTGTATGCTTTTTCCAAATTAATAAACACCGTATGTAGATTTCTTTTATTACTATGATACCTTTCCATCATCTTTCTTAATAGGTATGTAGCTTCAGTGGTAGATTTGCCTGGTATAAaaccaaattggttctctgttacttgtgtctcttgtctcaacctccgttctatcacccttttCCATAATTTTATGGTATGGCTCATGAGATTGATTCCTTTATAGTTTTTGCAACTCTGTATATCTCCCTGATTCTTGTAGATAGATACCAAGGTGCTTTTTTTCTACTCATCTgacatcttctttgaccttaaaatctcattaaaaagatTGGTTAACCAACTGATGCCTTTCTCTCTAAGGCCCTTCCAAATCTCAATCGGAATATTATCAGGTTCTACTGTCCTACCATTTTTTATCTGCTTTAGAacctcttttacctcgaagtcttGAATCTTTCGATAGTAGTCGAAGTTTTGATATTCTTTCCTTGTGCATAACCGAGCAAGACTCAGAGGAATCTTCTGTccttcattaaataactcgCAGAAGCtaagtagctcttccacctttcattgATCTTCTCATCTTAAGCCAAAATTTCTTCGtctttatcctttatgcacttaacttGATTCAAGTCTCTCATTCTTCTTTTATGTCTCTTTGCGATTTTATAGATATCTTTTTCTCCTTCCTTTATACCTAAAGACTGGTAGAGGCCCtcgtataaaaattaataaatcaataaataataaacttaaaaaattttataaatacaGATTGAATAGAAATTTTTTAAACATTGCATAAATGGCTACTCTAAGTATGCTTAATTTCTTCTttattaacaaattttttaattttatttgtattagtttcttaaaatattcaattattgttctataacaatattaatatgtaaaataattgtttttaaatttatataaaataaaaatatttttaaatactctatattacaaataaaaatattgagcTGTTTTATCATCTAATCTTATACACTTTAAATGAGTCAAAACTAGGCCATTAATTAAACAACAAATATTTGAAGCCAGGAATCATCCTATTTGTATGTGAATCAATTCTCAGTTGGGCAATTGCATAATCTCAtatctattttaaatattaatatgatAATCCCAAAATTTGCTAAAAGACAAAAGTATTGCTGAAAATTTGATAATacacaagaacataaaattctacaacCATACACAGGAAATACGTGATCATTTTCCTACCGTAAATCTTTTACTATAATGTTTTAATATAAATGCTAACAGCGATTAGATCTTTGTGAAACCAATCACACTTGATATtttataatagttcatactatAATGTCTATTATTACGATAATTATAGTAGTTATGCAATATTAACAATATTTTTAAGTattattaaaactaaaataattttttatgttatttgataatatttttgaatttacaaataaaactaaaaaatattactgaaatataaaaaatataaattaattttaataatacttttaaatattacaaaaataatataatcaccGCACTCAAAAAACTCTACCTTCTGGCTGCTTGTTTTTCACAAAGTCATGCGATGTTACATTTCAGGTAAAACAGTACTTGTATCTGGAAGTTTCTAAATTTTATCATATTCTCTCTCACCCACTACACATTAGTTTTGTTCCACCGCCTCAGATTCCTACACACAAAAAATGGGGAACCTGACACTTGTTCTACATCATAATATTCTCCTGTTTTATAAAGTTCATGTGATTTACATTTCATGGAAAACAGTACTTAGATGTGGAAGTTCCTAAAACTTGACCATGTTAACACTACTTGCGAATGAAAAGTTGAAAACCCTTTTGAAAGTCATAACTAAGAACCATAAATACAAATGGAGCAACTGATCTTAACTTAAGAAACTTAACCAGCAAGGAAATTCAACACCCCAAGCGAGAAAGAGAACACTCTGTTCAGAGCAAAACAAAAACTCATAGCTTCCTCATCTATATATACACTCAAAGAGGAGGGCACACAAATTCACCACTTGTTTCTAAATCATCAAGATCTGCATCTGCGTCTGCATCCAATAGATCGTCGAAGTCCATGCTGCCTTCGGTGACAAGGCTGTCACCAACCATGGGAACATTAGGAGGCTTTCTTGCCTCTTGTAGAATGGAAAGTACTTCCTCCACACTCTGCGACGGATCATTCACGTCGCTGCTTAGGCAGCTTCCACCTTCCATTAGTTCTACAGGCAAGTTCACTAAAAACCATGGATGGTTTTTGATTTCCGATATTGTTATTCTCTGTAAAATGCGGTAAATGCctcaatgaaattaaaaaaaggaaGCTATATACATTTCAAACTAAGTCTAAGAAGATGCCACAAACAGATGAGAGATTAATTGCTTAAATTTTATCCCACAACATGCAAACCAGACATTCATAAAACCAATAATATGCATTGGTTAGAGAAAGTAAGAACTTTaggcttaattgaaaaaataaatatgaccTTCATTTTATATTGATAAGTTGTCCTGACTTTTTTAGTATAAACATAAATCAATGTATCTAGATACATACAAATTGCATCGTAAAATACACTAATTTATGTGATTTGAATCCTCTAAATTTTAGATTTCACATTAGAGGATAAACTGtgatcttttattatttattttataggtgggacaaaaaaatataaaaaggaaaatattCAAAGAtaaaagatcacactttatcatgaagtgaaaattcaaaatttagaagatgCAAATTCTAATTTATGAATGTACTAGAGAATTTAAAAAACTTATCAATATGGAATGGAGAATGGAAAAAGTATGATGAGAAATTTAATAAGGCCTGTTAAGCAATTAAATTTTGTAGCATATAGGAATATCTAGAcaataaaaacaataattatTTGTTAACCATCAAACCAAATACCTGTTCAGGATTCGCCACAAAGATTTTTGATAGAAGATGTCTACATTCCAAGGAAACTCGTTCACAATCAGGAATTGTATACTGAACACCAACTATCCTCTGCAGAGAATATCCAATTGACACCCCATATCAGATAATATATAACATACAATCAACCCTTATTTCTACACTTCATTTTGCTTGGTGATGAGTATGCAGTTATCACTTACCCCAATAGTTTTCTTGAAATTTCTAGGATCCGCAGGATCTTCAAAAGGATAAGTTCCAAATAACATCACATATAAGGTGACTCCACAAGACCAAACATCTGCAATCTATAGTTTCCCTTGAAAATATTTAGTCAACAAACTAAAATAACGAATAAGATAGGCAACAAGGAAAGGAAGAACTAGCTTTTCACCTTTCCATCGTATTCTTTCCTTGTCAGGACTTCAGGTGCGATGTAAGCTGGAGTTCCTACTGTAGACTTCGGTTGTGAATGCAATACGGATGACTACATAGAAAAGACTTAAAACAAATTAATACAAAGATGCCAACATTTAAAGCAATAGTTCTTGATAACCTCACTACCTTTGAATAACCAAAGTCACAAATTTTGACTCGCGGTGCGGTGCTTCCGTCTAGAAGTGTGTTTTCGAGTTTCAGATCTCTATGACAGATTTGCTGCATAAACATTCCTTCAATTAAAAATACATGTCCATTGCAAGGGTAGATAATTCTTGCTAAAATATTGGTTTGGTTTTGTACCATCGAATGACAATAACTAACTCCTGATATCAATTGCTGAAAGAAAAATCTCGCCTGTTGAAACATAACAAGACTCAAGGATTAAGGATGCTGAAATTTctgtatgaactattatacagaTAATTTTAACAGGATACATTCTAAATCAAACTATTCAAGGACATCTCCATTTCTATGTTACCTCATCCTCGCAAAATTTACCGAAATTGCATATCCTCTCAAAGAGTTCTCCTCCAGCAGCATACTCCATTACTATAGCTAGATGTGTTGGAGTCAAAAGGACCTGCAAGTAGAGTCATCAAAGCATATAAAGAATTAGTCTGTGATTTATATGAAATTCATACAAGTAGAAGAGTCTAGAAGCAAAATACCGAAAACAATTTTACAAGAATTAGAAGGCATAAGGCAAGTTATCCACTTAAATAATCATATTCATATCCAAATCATAAAAACAAGTGTTTCCATTCTCAAGTTCCCAATCTGATTAATATTTCAAACAAGATATACCCTTTACTCATTAATCGTTTAGTACTAAAAGTTTCACTAACCTCTTTGAATCTAACAATATTGGGATGCTTCAGGGACCTGTGATTCATGATCTCCCTCTGGACATGCTCATCAATCTGCAGCGACAATAGTGaatcaaaaataaaaacccACACAGCACACAAAAATATACTATACcccaataaataaataaaaataaaagacatgAATCAGACCTTGTAGCCTCTTTCAATGAACTTAACAGCAAAAAGCTCATTGGTAAATTTGTCTCTCAACAACTTGGCGACAGCAAAGTTCCCGGTACCGATATCTTTGATAATCTCGTAGCGCTCCATGTCTTACCGGCAAGAAGAAGTGGTTTCTTATTTGCTAACAAAAAAGTAAGGGTTGGGGTTTTTTTTTGTGAAACTTCTCAAAGAGTGTTGAAACTTAGCACGGACGCTAGCAATTTTGTTTTTATGTAGACTCTGACACTCTTATGTACTCTCTTGCCTCTATTGTTGATAAAATAGAAGGAAAAGTGGCAAatagaaaaaaaggaaaagtgaAAATGAAGAGCCAGTTAGCATTGAGGAAATTTACAGAGCGACGCGTGTGGAATTTTGCTGACATGAGGACAAGAAAGTACAGAGATAGATAATGGAAAGAACAATTGGTAACAAAAGAGAGGTATAGCGCATAGGCACACAAGTGCTCATTTTGATATTCACATTCGCAAGTTGCACCGATCTCTTTAATCGAGatctttaaattaaaataaatatatctcgttactcttatatctatttttcgTCACTGGAACAGTAACATCATGAGTAAAGTAGTTTATTCCTTGCCACAAATAAGTATAAATGCACCAATTTaatcttttttccttttataatCTAAACGAGAAATATATTCGTCGTTTTTAATGCTATTATGTGAAACATGCATGAGCAATATAACCCATAATggtttttatatttaaaaagtgATGTCATAATGGTAAATTTTCGTCtttgattttaataataatgCCATGGTTTCTATACCAACAATTATGCAGTATAGACCATGATTTTGAAAATCGGATCGAACCGGCCGATTCAGCTGAAATAACCGGAAATCGGTTATCTAGCTGGCCGGATAATCTCAAAAATTGAATGGCAAAGAATCAGTGAAAAAATTGGTCGAATCGACAGTTAACCAGCGAATTGGAAGAACCGTCTGATTTTTTGACGGTTTAGTGGTTTGGAAATTCAGATACCAAACGACGTCATTTtagcttttaaaaaaaaaagaaaagaaaggcgTACGCGTTAACCAAACCTAACCCACTTTCT
The Arachis stenosperma cultivar V10309 chromosome 7, arast.V10309.gnm1.PFL2, whole genome shotgun sequence genome window above contains:
- the LOC130941078 gene encoding serine/threonine-protein kinase SAPK2-like isoform X2 — translated: MERYEIIKDIGTGNFAVAKLLRDKFTNELFAVKFIERGYKIDEHVQREIMNHRSLKHPNIVRFKEVLLTPTHLAIVMEYAAGGELFERICNFGKFCEDEARFFFQQLISGVSYCHSMQICHRDLKLENTLLDGSTAPRVKICDFGYSKSSVLHSQPKSTVGTPAYIAPEVLTRKEYDGKIADVWSCGVTLYVMLFGTYPFEDPADPRNFKKTIGRIVGVQYTIPDCERVSLECRHLLSKIFVANPEQRITISEIKNHPWFLVNLPVELMEGGSCLSSDVNDPSQSVEEVLSILQEARKPPNVPMVGDSLVTEGSMDFDDLLDADADADLDDLETSGEFVCPPL
- the LOC130941078 gene encoding serine/threonine-protein kinase SAPK2-like isoform X1: MERYEIIKDIGTGNFAVAKLLRDKFTNELFAVKFIERGYKIDEHVQREIMNHRSLKHPNIVRFKEVLLTPTHLAIVMEYAAGGELFERICNFGKFCEDEARFFFQQLISGVSYCHSMVQNQTNILARIIYPCNGHVFLIEGMFMQQICHRDLKLENTLLDGSTAPRVKICDFGYSKSSVLHSQPKSTVGTPAYIAPEVLTRKEYDGKIADVWSCGVTLYVMLFGTYPFEDPADPRNFKKTIGRIVGVQYTIPDCERVSLECRHLLSKIFVANPEQRITISEIKNHPWFLVNLPVELMEGGSCLSSDVNDPSQSVEEVLSILQEARKPPNVPMVGDSLVTEGSMDFDDLLDADADADLDDLETSGEFVCPPL